The following DNA comes from Alkalibaculum bacchi.
GATGACCTGATGCCCTAGACACACGCCAAGAATCGAGAACCGGCTCCCAAGTTCTTTTACCACATCCATGCAGATGCCAGCATCCTCTGGTCTTCCGGGACCGGGAGAGAGAATAATTGCCTCGGGTGAGAGCGACGCAATTTCTTCTGCGGACATCGCATCGTTTCGAATGACCCGTGTATCCGGATTCAAGGTCCCCACAAGCTGATACAGGTTATAGGTGAAGCTGTCATAGTTGTCAATGATCAGTATCATAGGTTTTCCTCCTCAGCCTCATGGAGCGCTTTGACCACGGCAGCGGCTTTATTCAGGCATTCCTGATATTCCGTCTCCGGCACGGAGTCTGCCACGATACCCGCACCGCTTTGAATGAATACCTTGTTGTTCTTTTTGTATACAATGCGAATAGCGATGCAGGTATCCAAATTGCCCGCAAAGTCTAGATAGCCGATAGCCCCACCGTAGATACCCCGCTTGTTATTTTCTAGATCATTAATCAGCTGGCAGGCTTTGATCTTAGGTGCGCCGGACAGGGTGCCCGCCGGCAAAATCGCATCCACGGCGTCCATCGCCGTTTTTCCCTCCGCCAGCTCACCGCGGACGATGGAGCCAATATGCATCACATGAGAATACCGTTCGATTTCATGGTACTTCTCCACTCCCACACTGCCAAACCGACTGATCTTGCCGATGTCATTTCGTCCAAGATCTACAAGCATATTGTGCTCAGCCAGTTCTTTGGGGTCAGCCAGCAGCTCCTCAGCCAGCGCATCGTCCTTCTCCTTCGTTGTTCCTCTCGGCCGTGTGCCCGCCAGCGGGAAGGTATGCAGTACACCATTTTCCAGCTTCACCAGCGTTTCCGGCGACGCACCCGCCACCTCCATATCCGAGGTAGAAAAGTAAAACATATACGGCGACGGATTCACCGTCCGAAGCATTCGATAGGTGTTCAAAAGAGAGCCTTCATAATCTGCCGCCAGTCGATTAGACAGCACAATCTGAAAAATGTCGCCCTCTCTGATGTGGTGTTTAGCCTGCTCCACCATCTGGCAATACTCCTTCTGACTGAACAGCGGCTGTAACTGAGACCTGAGATGCCCGGGTGGCTCCTCTCTGGGCGTTCCAGTTTTCAAAAGTGACGCCATCTGTGCCAGCTCCAGTAACGCCCGGTTGTATTCCGTTTCACAGTTGGCAAGAGAAATATTGACGATCAGCATAATCTTCTGTCGGTAATTGTCAAAGGCGATGACCTTGTCAAAGAGCATTAGGTCAATATCATTAAAGCCTTCTGTGTCTCTGCCGTCCAGTTGCAGGGACGGCTCAGCATATTTGAGATAATCGTAGGAAAAATACCCTACCAGACCCCCAGTGAACGGAGGCATACCGTCCGGACGTGCGCTTTTGTGTTCCTCGATGATCTGCTTGATGTATGTTCCCGGGTTGGTCGTCTCAAATCGCATGGAACCGATGCGCAACTGACCGTCTAAACAAGTGATTTCCAGCTTTGGGTCATAACCAAGAAACGTATACCGGCCCCAGTTTTCGTGATCAGATACAGATTCCAGGA
Coding sequences within:
- the trpE gene encoding anthranilate synthase component I, producing the protein MQVKPNLNELKQFAKSGQYKTAPVCMEILSDFGTPIQVLQILKNVSTHCYLLESVSDHENWGRYTFLGYDPKLEITCLDGQLRIGSMRFETTNPGTYIKQIIEEHKSARPDGMPPFTGGLVGYFSYDYLKYAEPSLQLDGRDTEGFNDIDLMLFDKVIAFDNYRQKIMLIVNISLANCETEYNRALLELAQMASLLKTGTPREEPPGHLRSQLQPLFSQKEYCQMVEQAKHHIREGDIFQIVLSNRLAADYEGSLLNTYRMLRTVNPSPYMFYFSTSDMEVAGASPETLVKLENGVLHTFPLAGTRPRGTTKEKDDALAEELLADPKELAEHNMLVDLGRNDIGKISRFGSVGVEKYHEIERYSHVMHIGSIVRGELAEGKTAMDAVDAILPAGTLSGAPKIKACQLINDLENNKRGIYGGAIGYLDFAGNLDTCIAIRIVYKKNNKVFIQSGAGIVADSVPETEYQECLNKAAAVVKALHEAEEENL